Proteins encoded together in one Eriocheir sinensis breed Jianghai 21 chromosome 41, ASM2467909v1, whole genome shotgun sequence window:
- the LOC127009602 gene encoding MAM and LDL-receptor class A domain-containing protein 1-like isoform X1 has protein sequence MRWWQAWAAAAGVVVAVMLAATTAVPPPAGVLQHHEPAEAEAEEEPVLARTKRQQPTDPENAVEEEKEAEEEAVEVPIPPPPPPTPRPTSPPRQDRPRPALRPFPPARTDQGRRGRQESEAAPEDSELCDFGSSPTQSLCEWTNLDVTQLKWQPSTGESAYWVGGPSVDVSYGDSQGGYAVFETSQVPVRVIGQSPFESAMLMSPMKESTGAKGMCVKFWYSIAGLSPDRIRVLLHPMADNMSVSVPVDEAMQGYDGSEDVVLWEARDMTNGEWKEGQIVYTYGKKHSVIFEAIPVDSGDSSRRFRGYVSLDELSFTPSKECGAFCTFEGGTCGWTQDTNDDFDWKLSRGSLNPSTGPPRDRSSFANGGMMGGYAFIDSSFPRRPGDTARLMSQEFQGTDPDRPLCMRFWTHMYGNGIGSLRVVIYDVNTAQDTIIWKISGEAGNAWYQGQVPISSPSPFKIVFGGEVGANNLGDIAIDDISIIQGACPSAPQVAAGQTGDCTFEVDECGWVSPGPRERLDEMDWVRTVAADNRAPQRDHTLGTLQGFYMTLPRGSVQRGGDRAWLVSPTMKGSEDAMCLAFWYFMYEPFIDPSGPSLGSLLVHERYESQEGDIVTRPLWSLKNHQGPNWIYGQARLQNDQDFVVVFEGMWGSSRANGFMALDDITIFRGDCSTLPPKGSTSGGDCSFQHSACQWKNITSDSDFRWTTASISRRPANLPDHTFGGPIGYAYFDVFNQNARPQTLSLLSPPLDKSEDNAPVCLTFWYAYFGASDTTRLKVVRESYDRGAADEAQRFGGAIVLWELVGNLGRQRPEWQFGQVEVDASADYRVSLVGMASNGGFAIDDIKIFPGSCSLRPENADPSTGATTDELPMDI, from the exons tcgaggaggagaaggaggcggaggaggaggcggtggaggtgcctatcccgccaccgccaccaccaacaccacggcCGACGAGCCCTCCCCGCCAAGACCGCCCAAGGCCCGCGCTGCGCCCCTTCCCCCCCGCCCGGACAGACCAGGGCAGGCGGGGGCGGCAGGAGAGCGAGGCCGCCCCTGAAG ATTCTGAATTGTGTGACTTCGGCAGCAGCCCAACCCAGTCTCTGTGCGAGTGGACCAACCTGGATGTGACGCAGCTCAAGTGGCAACCGTCCACGGGGGAGAGCGCCTACTGGGTGGGCGGGCCGAGCGTCGATGTGTCCTACGGCGACAGCCAGG GCGGCTACGCGGTGTTCGAGACGTCCCAGGTGCCAGTCAGGGTGATCGGCCAGTCCCCCTTCGAGTCGGCGATGCTGATGTCCCCCATGAAGGAGTCCACGGGGGCCAAGGGCATGTGCGTCAAGTTCTG GTACTCCATCGCCGGCCTCAGCCCCGACAGGATCCGCGTCTTGCTGCACCCGATGGCGGACAACATGAGCGTGAGCGTGCCCGTGGACGAGGCAATGCAGGGCTACGACGGCAGCGAGGACGTGGTGCTGTGGGAGGCGCGGGACATGACCAACGGGGAGTGGAAGGAGGGCCAGATCGTCTACACCTACGGAAAGAAGCATTCG GTTATCTTCGAGGCCATACCTGTGGACAGCGGGGACAGCAGTCGGCGCTTCAGGGGCTACGTGTCTCTGGATGAGCTGTCGTTCACGCCGTCCAAGGAGTGTGGGGCGTTCTGCACCTTCGAGGGCGGAACGTGTGGGTGGACGCAAGACACCAACGATGACTTTGACTGGAAGTTg AGCCGCGGCAGCCTCAACCCCAGCACCGGGCCGCCGCGAGACCGCTCCTCCTTCGCCAACGGGGGCATGATGGGCGGCTACGCTTTCATCGACTCCAGCTTCCCTCGGCGCCCCGGAGACACGGCGAGACTCATGAGCCAGGAGTTCCAGGGCAccg ACCCGGACCGGCCGCTGTGCATGCGCTTCTGGACCCACATGTACGGGAACGGCATTGGGTCGCTACGTGTGGTGATCTACGACGTGAACACCGCCCAGGACACCATCATTTGGAAGATCTCCGGCGAGGCGGGGAACGCGTGGTACCAGGGTCAGGTGCCCATCTCCTCACCCTCCCCCTTCAAG ATCGTGTTCGGGGGCGAGGTGGGCGCCAACAACCTCGGGGACATCGCTATTGACGACATCTCCATCATCCAGGGCGCGTGTCCTA GTGCACCTCAAGTGGCGGCCGGCCAGACTGGTGACTGTACCTTCGAGGTGGACGAGTGTGGCTGGGTAAGTCCGGGCCCTCGCGAGCGTCTGGACGAGATGGACTGGGTGAGGACGGTGGCCGCCGACAACCGCGCCCCGCAGCGGGACCACACTCTGGGCACACTACAAG GGTTCTACATGACGCTGCCGCGGGGCTCCGTGCAGCGCGGCGGGGACCGGGCGTGGCTGGTGTCCCCCACCATGAAGGGCTCCGAGGACGCCATGTGCCTCGCCTTCTG GTACTTCATGTACGAGCCGTTCATTGACCCGTCCGGGCCGTCCCTCGGGTCGCTGCTGGTGCACGAGCGGTACGAGAGTCAGGAGGGCGACATCGTGACGCGGCCGCTGTGGTCCCTCAAGAACCACCAGGGACCCAACTGGATATACGGCCAGGCCAGGCTGCAGAACGACCAAGACTTCGTG GTGGTGTTCGAGGGGATGTGGGGGAGCAGCCGCGCCAACGGGTTCATGGCGCTGGACGACATCACGATCTTCCGCGGCGACTGTTCAA ccTTGCCGCCGAAGGGAAGCACATCCGGCGGCGACTGTTCCTTCCAGCACAGCGCCTGCCAGTGGAAGAACATCACCTCGGACTCCGACTTCCGCTGGACCACCGCCTCCATCTCGCGCCGCCCCGCCAACCTCCCCGACCACACCTTCGGCGGCCCCA TCGGCTACGCATACTTCGACGTCTTCAACCAGAACGCGCGGCCGCAGACCCTCAGCCTGCTCTCCCCGCCGCTGGACAAGAGTGAGGACAACGCGCCCGTCTGCCTCACCTTCTGGTACGCCTACTTCGGCGCCTCGGACACCACGCGCCTCAAGGTGGTGCGCGAGTCCTACGATCGCGGCGCGGCGGACGAGGCCCAGCGCTTCGGCGGGGCCATTGTG CTGTGGGAGTTAGTGGGCAACCTCGGACGGCAGCGACCAGAGTGGCAGTTCGGGCAGGTGGAGGTGGACGCCTCGGCCGACTACCGCGTCTCGCTGGTGGGCATGGCGAGCAACGGCGGCTTTGCTATCGACGACATCAAGATATTCCCAGGATCTTGCAGCT TGAGACCTGAGAACGCAGACCCCTCAACGGGAGCCACAACGGACGAGCTTCCCATGGACATCTAG
- the LOC127009602 gene encoding MAM and LDL-receptor class A domain-containing protein 1-like isoform X2, which yields MRWWQAWAAAAGVVVAVMLAATTAVPPPAGVLQHHEPAEAEAEEEPVLARTKRQQPTDPENADSELCDFGSSPTQSLCEWTNLDVTQLKWQPSTGESAYWVGGPSVDVSYGDSQGGYAVFETSQVPVRVIGQSPFESAMLMSPMKESTGAKGMCVKFWYSIAGLSPDRIRVLLHPMADNMSVSVPVDEAMQGYDGSEDVVLWEARDMTNGEWKEGQIVYTYGKKHSVIFEAIPVDSGDSSRRFRGYVSLDELSFTPSKECGAFCTFEGGTCGWTQDTNDDFDWKLSRGSLNPSTGPPRDRSSFANGGMMGGYAFIDSSFPRRPGDTARLMSQEFQGTDPDRPLCMRFWTHMYGNGIGSLRVVIYDVNTAQDTIIWKISGEAGNAWYQGQVPISSPSPFKIVFGGEVGANNLGDIAIDDISIIQGACPSAPQVAAGQTGDCTFEVDECGWVSPGPRERLDEMDWVRTVAADNRAPQRDHTLGTLQGFYMTLPRGSVQRGGDRAWLVSPTMKGSEDAMCLAFWYFMYEPFIDPSGPSLGSLLVHERYESQEGDIVTRPLWSLKNHQGPNWIYGQARLQNDQDFVVVFEGMWGSSRANGFMALDDITIFRGDCSTLPPKGSTSGGDCSFQHSACQWKNITSDSDFRWTTASISRRPANLPDHTFGGPIGYAYFDVFNQNARPQTLSLLSPPLDKSEDNAPVCLTFWYAYFGASDTTRLKVVRESYDRGAADEAQRFGGAIVLWELVGNLGRQRPEWQFGQVEVDASADYRVSLVGMASNGGFAIDDIKIFPGSCSLRPENADPSTGATTDELPMDI from the exons ATTCTGAATTGTGTGACTTCGGCAGCAGCCCAACCCAGTCTCTGTGCGAGTGGACCAACCTGGATGTGACGCAGCTCAAGTGGCAACCGTCCACGGGGGAGAGCGCCTACTGGGTGGGCGGGCCGAGCGTCGATGTGTCCTACGGCGACAGCCAGG GCGGCTACGCGGTGTTCGAGACGTCCCAGGTGCCAGTCAGGGTGATCGGCCAGTCCCCCTTCGAGTCGGCGATGCTGATGTCCCCCATGAAGGAGTCCACGGGGGCCAAGGGCATGTGCGTCAAGTTCTG GTACTCCATCGCCGGCCTCAGCCCCGACAGGATCCGCGTCTTGCTGCACCCGATGGCGGACAACATGAGCGTGAGCGTGCCCGTGGACGAGGCAATGCAGGGCTACGACGGCAGCGAGGACGTGGTGCTGTGGGAGGCGCGGGACATGACCAACGGGGAGTGGAAGGAGGGCCAGATCGTCTACACCTACGGAAAGAAGCATTCG GTTATCTTCGAGGCCATACCTGTGGACAGCGGGGACAGCAGTCGGCGCTTCAGGGGCTACGTGTCTCTGGATGAGCTGTCGTTCACGCCGTCCAAGGAGTGTGGGGCGTTCTGCACCTTCGAGGGCGGAACGTGTGGGTGGACGCAAGACACCAACGATGACTTTGACTGGAAGTTg AGCCGCGGCAGCCTCAACCCCAGCACCGGGCCGCCGCGAGACCGCTCCTCCTTCGCCAACGGGGGCATGATGGGCGGCTACGCTTTCATCGACTCCAGCTTCCCTCGGCGCCCCGGAGACACGGCGAGACTCATGAGCCAGGAGTTCCAGGGCAccg ACCCGGACCGGCCGCTGTGCATGCGCTTCTGGACCCACATGTACGGGAACGGCATTGGGTCGCTACGTGTGGTGATCTACGACGTGAACACCGCCCAGGACACCATCATTTGGAAGATCTCCGGCGAGGCGGGGAACGCGTGGTACCAGGGTCAGGTGCCCATCTCCTCACCCTCCCCCTTCAAG ATCGTGTTCGGGGGCGAGGTGGGCGCCAACAACCTCGGGGACATCGCTATTGACGACATCTCCATCATCCAGGGCGCGTGTCCTA GTGCACCTCAAGTGGCGGCCGGCCAGACTGGTGACTGTACCTTCGAGGTGGACGAGTGTGGCTGGGTAAGTCCGGGCCCTCGCGAGCGTCTGGACGAGATGGACTGGGTGAGGACGGTGGCCGCCGACAACCGCGCCCCGCAGCGGGACCACACTCTGGGCACACTACAAG GGTTCTACATGACGCTGCCGCGGGGCTCCGTGCAGCGCGGCGGGGACCGGGCGTGGCTGGTGTCCCCCACCATGAAGGGCTCCGAGGACGCCATGTGCCTCGCCTTCTG GTACTTCATGTACGAGCCGTTCATTGACCCGTCCGGGCCGTCCCTCGGGTCGCTGCTGGTGCACGAGCGGTACGAGAGTCAGGAGGGCGACATCGTGACGCGGCCGCTGTGGTCCCTCAAGAACCACCAGGGACCCAACTGGATATACGGCCAGGCCAGGCTGCAGAACGACCAAGACTTCGTG GTGGTGTTCGAGGGGATGTGGGGGAGCAGCCGCGCCAACGGGTTCATGGCGCTGGACGACATCACGATCTTCCGCGGCGACTGTTCAA ccTTGCCGCCGAAGGGAAGCACATCCGGCGGCGACTGTTCCTTCCAGCACAGCGCCTGCCAGTGGAAGAACATCACCTCGGACTCCGACTTCCGCTGGACCACCGCCTCCATCTCGCGCCGCCCCGCCAACCTCCCCGACCACACCTTCGGCGGCCCCA TCGGCTACGCATACTTCGACGTCTTCAACCAGAACGCGCGGCCGCAGACCCTCAGCCTGCTCTCCCCGCCGCTGGACAAGAGTGAGGACAACGCGCCCGTCTGCCTCACCTTCTGGTACGCCTACTTCGGCGCCTCGGACACCACGCGCCTCAAGGTGGTGCGCGAGTCCTACGATCGCGGCGCGGCGGACGAGGCCCAGCGCTTCGGCGGGGCCATTGTG CTGTGGGAGTTAGTGGGCAACCTCGGACGGCAGCGACCAGAGTGGCAGTTCGGGCAGGTGGAGGTGGACGCCTCGGCCGACTACCGCGTCTCGCTGGTGGGCATGGCGAGCAACGGCGGCTTTGCTATCGACGACATCAAGATATTCCCAGGATCTTGCAGCT TGAGACCTGAGAACGCAGACCCCTCAACGGGAGCCACAACGGACGAGCTTCCCATGGACATCTAG